Below is a window of Oceanipulchritudo coccoides DNA.
GACATCGGGATTCGGCGTGAGGCCCTTGGCATAGCCATCAACCAGATAGGCGACGATCCGTTCGCGGTACGCCTCCATGAAATTGAGCACGCGAAAGGGGATCCCCAGATGATCGGCCACGGCGCGTCCATCTTCAATGTCCTGCATCCAGGGACAGTTGCCGAAGACCTCCTCCTCGTTGATCCAGTTCTTCATGTAGGCCGCCTCGACCTCATAGCCATCTTCAATTGCTTTCCACGCCGCGACCGCACTGTCCACTCCACCGGAGAGGGCAACTAGCAGACGCGGTTTACTGGATGGGTTCGACATGCTGAAATAAGTGAGTCGGGGAAATGGGTGAAGTCAAGGGCCCCGCCGAATGGCAATGAAATGTTGCTAAGCATCGGGATGGACTCAAACTGTCGGGTGAATGGATTTGGATTTGAAAGAGTTAGTACACCTGAACTGGGCAGCGTGGACCTCCATGGACACGGCTGTGGTCAGCTTCACACGGGATTGGACAAGCCGGAAACTCCCGCAATTGTGGTTTGGGGAGGACCAGTTGAAACTCGAGGGCCTCAAGCGGCTTGATCCGGAACATTTCGGGATTCACGGCGGGTATTATGGAAAGGGGGGCAAGATTCATTTTGTTCTCCCACGCGAATTGACCAAGGAATTGGACATCAAGGGCGGTTTGTTTGTTGCCGGAAGTTTCAACGGATGGGAGGAAGCCATTGGCGATTCCAATTGGAAGATGTCCAATGGAACGGTAAGGGGAAAGCCTTGCCACGTCCTGTCGGTCCCGCAGGCCAGCCTGGACCAGGAAGAGGCGGCGACCTTCAAGTTCGTAACCGGCAAAAAGCACTGGCTTGAGGTGCCCGAGGACACCGCGAATGCGCACGTCGACGGGTTTGGAATCAAGAATTACCTCTTTTCCTCACATCGCAGTGGCCGGCACCTCTTTCGTTTTGAAACGCCTCTTCCGCTCAACCAGAGTGAGGGCCGCCTGCTTTATTTCAAGGTGGACGGCGTGGTGGATTCGATCCGCCTCAGTCCGGGCGTCTTTCTCAAAAGCCTTGAGGCGAAAGGCCCGCTGGGCGCGATTGTCAACGACAACACAACGAGCTTCCGGATATTTGCTCCCCGCGCAATCAAGGTGAACCTCTTTCTCTTTCAGGACCTCGACGGGCCCGAAGGCGATCCCATTCCGCTCAAGTTGACCGATGACCTCGTCTGGGAAGCGCATGTTGAAGGCAACCTGCATGGATGGTTTTATCATTACACTGTAGAAGCCAAGGAGACGGATGAAGTCGGATTCTTCGACCCTGAATTTCGTATTCCGGATCCGTATGCCAAGGCGGTCTGCGGCCCAATGGGCCCGGGGATTGTTGTGGATGATTCATTCTTTGAGCGTGAAGACGATGGATTCAAGGCAGCGCACTGGCATGATCTTGTCATTGCGGAAGCCCATGTACGTGACCTCACGGCCACTGCCCCGGTTGAGATGTCCGATGAGGAACGACTTGGTTTCCGCGGCCTGAAAAAATGGATTGATGACAAGAGCTTTTACCTCAGCGAGCTCGGCGTGAATGCCGTTGAGTTGCAGCCCGTGCACGAATTCGACACCTTGGATAAGGAACAATACGCATGGGGCTACATGCCCGTGAATTATTTCGCGCCCGCCAGCCAGTATTGTAAGGACGCTTCCAGTCTCGACCAGATCGGTGAGTTTCGCGAGCTTGTGAAGAGCTTCCACGGGAAGGGGATGGCGGTCATTCTTGACGTCGTCTACAATCACTTTGGCGAGCCTAATTTCCTCCAGTATCTGGACCGCGAATACTACTTTCTGCTGACGGAGGATGGCCATTATGAAAACTACAGCGGTTGCGGCAACACGCTTGACGCCAACACGCCGATGGTGCGCCGCCTGATGCGCGACAGCCTGATTCACTGGATGGAAGCATTTGGGGTCGACGGATTTCGCTTTGATCTCGGGGAACTGCTTGGGAAGGAAACCCTTGCCTGGCTCGAAACTGAGCTCAAAGCAGTCAAGCCGGAGGTAATCCTCATTGCGGAACCCTGGAGCTTCCGTGGGCATATCGCGGGGGAATTGCGGGAGACAGGATTTGCGTCGTGGAATGATGGATACAGGGAATACATGCGCGAGTACCTTACCCTTCATGCCAATGCCGATCGCCTGGGGTATTTCATGCAGGGATCCTCTCCCGACTGGAGCCGCTTCCCGGCACAGACTGTCAATTATGTCGAGTCACACGACGATCGCTGCTGGATTGACAAAATCACGGAAAACGGCGGCCACGACGGCCATCGTCCGACAGCCAATGACCGCCGCCGCACCCACCTGATGATCGGGATGCAGATGATGTCGCTTGGTATTCCAATGTTGTCCAGCGGAATGGATATGCTCAAATCCAAGGGAGGAACCAATAACACCTACCTCCGGGGCGACTTGAATGCCATTCCATATACCCGCATGACTGAGTATTCCGGAACAGTTGATTATTTCCGCAAGTGGATTGCTTTCAGGATGGGTCCGCTCGGACGCTATCTCCGGCTGGACGAATTCCCGGGTAGTGACTATTTCATGACAAGCCAGCATGAGCATCTCTTTGGGATGATCTACAATGCCCTGCGCACACACGGTCGAGAACGGCTGCTCTATGTCGTCAATCCCGGATACGAATTCGAGGAATTGAGATTTCCTGAGCAGGATCTTGATCGCTTTGAGCAACTGGCTGACTCGGAACGCTGGGGTGATCCAATGCTGGCCGGCCCTCACTTTGAAAGGGCTGGGGAGAGGATTGTCATCCCGCCATTGTCCTGCGGCCTGTTTATAGAACGACTATAACCCGTCGCTCAGGGCAGCATTGATTTGATTGAGTCCTTGATGGTGGTCGCGACCTCCGGTCCATGCACGATGATGGCCCAAATCAGGGCGGCATACAGGAGGACTGCCAGTATCCCGACCACGCATGCCCCGATTGCGAAAAGCCCGTCATCCTCTGTCAATCCGATGCCGATCAGGAATATGACGAAGGCGGGAAAGGTGTTGGTCATCGGGATTGGGATCATCATCAGGATGGCCATGGCAAGAACAAGGAAGCCCATGAGCATACGCCCGCCACGAAGACCCACCCAGCGCATGCGCGGGCGGATGACCCACTCCAGCCGCTTGAAGATCCAGGCCGCCCCCTTGATGAGTTTCTCCGCAAAGCCGCTGCTGATACGGACTCTCTTCAGGCGCGCGGGGAAGACCGGATGGCTTTTCCCGATGAGCATCTGCACGGAAAGGACCAGCAAGAGCAGTCCGAAGGGAATACTATAACCGGCGGCCGGGACGGGAAGTGCACTGGGAAGGG
It encodes the following:
- a CDS encoding alpha-amylase family glycosyl hydrolase, which encodes MKELVHLNWAAWTSMDTAVVSFTRDWTSRKLPQLWFGEDQLKLEGLKRLDPEHFGIHGGYYGKGGKIHFVLPRELTKELDIKGGLFVAGSFNGWEEAIGDSNWKMSNGTVRGKPCHVLSVPQASLDQEEAATFKFVTGKKHWLEVPEDTANAHVDGFGIKNYLFSSHRSGRHLFRFETPLPLNQSEGRLLYFKVDGVVDSIRLSPGVFLKSLEAKGPLGAIVNDNTTSFRIFAPRAIKVNLFLFQDLDGPEGDPIPLKLTDDLVWEAHVEGNLHGWFYHYTVEAKETDEVGFFDPEFRIPDPYAKAVCGPMGPGIVVDDSFFEREDDGFKAAHWHDLVIAEAHVRDLTATAPVEMSDEERLGFRGLKKWIDDKSFYLSELGVNAVELQPVHEFDTLDKEQYAWGYMPVNYFAPASQYCKDASSLDQIGEFRELVKSFHGKGMAVILDVVYNHFGEPNFLQYLDREYYFLLTEDGHYENYSGCGNTLDANTPMVRRLMRDSLIHWMEAFGVDGFRFDLGELLGKETLAWLETELKAVKPEVILIAEPWSFRGHIAGELRETGFASWNDGYREYMREYLTLHANADRLGYFMQGSSPDWSRFPAQTVNYVESHDDRCWIDKITENGGHDGHRPTANDRRRTHLMIGMQMMSLGIPMLSSGMDMLKSKGGTNNTYLRGDLNAIPYTRMTEYSGTVDYFRKWIAFRMGPLGRYLRLDEFPGSDYFMTSQHEHLFGMIYNALRTHGRERLLYVVNPGYEFEELRFPEQDLDRFEQLADSERWGDPMLAGPHFERAGERIVIPPLSCGLFIERL
- a CDS encoding exopolysaccharide biosynthesis protein; protein product: MEHRKLSDELGALLQTDGDALTVEQLVDRVGDRGFGLLLLVLSLPSALPVPAAGYSIPFGLLLLVLSVQMLIGKSHPVFPARLKRVRISSGFAEKLIKGAAWIFKRLEWVIRPRMRWVGLRGGRMLMGFLVLAMAILMMIPIPMTNTFPAFVIFLIGIGLTEDDGLFAIGACVVGILAVLLYAALIWAIIVHGPEVATTIKDSIKSMLP